The following is a genomic window from Nicotiana tabacum cultivar K326 chromosome 3, ASM71507v2, whole genome shotgun sequence.
AAAAGTTACTTAGCCACCAaataacaaaccctaaaatctcttATTCAcgttaaatacaattctatttataacaaatataaatttatggaCCCGTTTTGGctactctttttcaaaaaaaaaaaaaaaaatcgaaaacatGTTAGTTCATGTAATTGgatcaattttattttattttttaaaaaaatattacaaattcacaaaaacgtgaattttttttatccactcacaaaacttctagtttttttcaagtaaaataacgtccaaacttcaactttcaaaattatttttcaatacgactttaaaaacttattttttttcaaatttcaagcaaATCTATGTCCAAAAACTAATATAGAAAGAAGTTTCTTATGCTTAGATAAGAGCCGAGCCGGATGTAGTATGCTAACGAAGGGTGCAATTGAATCCATACCATTTGACGAGAAGTAAAAATTTATGTGTGATAATTCattaaaattgccaaaatataaatataaacataCAACTTTAAATATAGAGcgagacctctctataacaacatccctatataacaatacttcactataaaagccaagctttTCCGAAACCaaatttcatgttatgttataatatatgttctttataacaacacttcgctataatatataaaaatattcggaacaaacggTATATTCTACCTGAAAATAAAAGgggaaatgtttttttttttaaggaaaagGTAATTaaccatggaaacaacaacaacaacaacaacccagtataatcctacttagtggagtctgaggagggtagtgtgtacgtagaccttacccctactctgaggtagagaggctgtttccaaatagaccccggcatccttccctccaagaacttcccaccttgctcttgggagactcgaactcacaacctcttggttgaaagtggaggttgcttaccatcagagtaACCCCGTAACTACTATGCAGTAACTGTACCTAGTAGAAGCGGAGACGAAATTAGAAAGATGGGTCAAAGTAGAGACGTGTTAGCAAAGAGAGACAGTTGCCTTTCTGACTTGGGCGCATGACATTAGAATTTTCTTTGGTAAAACTAAAATAAGCTCCTTTTTTCCTCTCTACTGCAAATTATACTACTAATTTATTTTATTTCGATTCTAATAAAATCTAAATTCTTCTCCGGCATACTGCAGCCCGTCAAAATTATACTCCCcacagagagagaaagagaagagtgtgtgtgtgtgtgtgtgtgtttgtgtttgTGCGCGCGCGTGTTTAGGTGAGAGAGATCATTGAATTGAAAGAAACAGTAAATCTGATTTAGAGATGAAGTCGTCTTTGGGGAAGCTGAAGAAATTTGCACTGCACAATAAGGAGAAGAAGGATCCTCAGATTTTGTTGCATTTGGATGGCCTCTCTCAGGCTTCTCAGGTTTCTTCTTCTTTGCCGCTTTCTTCCCCACTCCCTTTCCACCATTCCCCAATTAGGGTTTCCGATTCCTCTTTCTTTCCTTTGCTTTTACCCGACCCGTATCCATTTAgttccacttttttttttttttttttttaatgattctCCTTCTGTTACTTGTGGTAGTGCTGCTCCGAATTCATCTCCGTTCAAGTTACGAATCTGATTTATCAGTCAACTATTAAACTCCTCTTACAGCATTTTCCTGTTTCATTGGCACTTAAATTTTTAGCTCCGTGGTGCTATGTCTAATTTAAAGTTTTCTTACTTTTCCTCTTTTTGCAGGATATGAAAGACATGAGAGATTCCTATGACAGCTTACTATCTGCAGCAGCAGCTGCAGCTAATAGTGCATTTGGTACACACTTTATCTGCTATATTTTTCATCTTAATTGTTAGTAGCATCGCTTTTGAAACGGGTTGTATGGAAGCATCTAAAGTTCACTTCCCTGTTTGTCAAAAGAGAgtttgataacaagaagtgcccTATAGATATGGGAAAGCTCACTTCATTTGCAGTGTGTAACAGGATCATCAAATGTaatcctccccctcccccccaaaaccTTTATTTTAGTCTTTCTAGATGATCTATATCTGTAAACCTGAATGTAAATTGCGTATTTAGTTACTTCGTAAAAAGAATCCCATCTTTAGCTCATCAAAGTATCAATTTTGTCTTTTCCTTTTGCAGAGTTTTCAGAATCCTTGATGGAAATGGGCAGCTGCCTATTGGAGAAAATTGCACTGAATGGTGATGGGGAAAATGGTCAGTGAATCCATGTTTGGGTCTCCTTATATAATTCTATAGTTCTTTTCTTTGTTGGGTTATGCTTGAACAATTAGGCTGGGATCGTTTCTACTGCTCAAATAAAGTTATCAGCTAAACCTGTGCTTCCGTGCAAAGCGTATTTAAGCATTAACATCCTTGCTTAATGTATGCTTAGATATTAGgtgaatatagaagttgaaataaAAGATTGGATCCCACTTTTTGTGCTACCAGTTCTTGTTAATTCCTTTGAACTTTTcagtaagaaaagaaaaaattggaTTTGCCCTTTTTAATGCCTGAGTGAATGTTACGCCTTTCGCATTGTTATACCTTTACCATGTAGGAGCTCTACCTGGTTTCATTGGTTTGCAGtcttttatttggtatttaagattGTCTTTGATCACGATCTCCCCTCCAGGTCAAATGATATCAGGCACTGTAAAAAGTGTTAATTTCCCACTGATTGCTGTGTCTTCCCAGGCCCACCCACATTGCAGCAAAAGGAAAATGGAGTAGAATAAAGTAGTACCAAATAAAAAGAGAAGAGTCACACATTCTTGTCTTAGTATTTTCCAGTGTCTGCTGTAGTAAATTTATGATATCTGTTCCATTATTCTCTTCTCGAAAATCTGATTGCACATGTATAACAAATGTTTTCTATCCATTTCCGTTCCCTTTTTGTTTGCTGAGTTTTAATGAACTTGCCCATAATTCCTCGTTCTGTTATGTGATTATTTCCTTTGTCAAATACTATCTATATGCAGGCAAGGCATTGTCAATGTTAGGAGGAGTACAATTAGAACTTCAGAAACTCGTCGACTGCTATGTCAGTGCCATTCTTTCTCTCATTAATAATCATTGTACCAAATTATATTGAATGTGTTATGACTTTTGCTTTTTGTATTGCAGCGTTCGCATATCATCCTAACTATCACAAATCCATCTGAATCTCTTCTTAGTGAACTTCGGAAAGTGGAGGTTTGTTCTTTTGTGATTCTGTTATTCACCTCTACATCTTCCTGATAGTGGTACAAATTCTGGGAAGAACCAAAATTCCAGATTCAATATGGGAcgatttaatattttttcattcatttccatCCTAATCAAAAAAGgcgtttttcaaaatttttgatTGTTTTCTGTATTTGATGAATTGTAAGATAAAAAGGCACTTTTCTTAATTTTATCaattatttgataattatttgtaacTTTTCTCAGCTTTCCCCTTTCTCTTTATTGATTGTTAACTGTATCAGTTTTGATATTTATGCGCTTTATTTTCTTATCCACATTTTAGATAGTAAGAAGGCTAAATGAGCTGTACCTTTTCAATAGTAAAGGATTTCCTTTTCCTTCCTTTCTCTTCCTCAATAACCCCACTTGTACCAATCATGTGCTGCAACCAATTAAATAACCAAGAGTTTTTGGATCTGAGCAATTTTGTCATACTAATTCAGCCTAACATGTTCCTGAAACAAATGAGATGTAGTGAGGTTAATGGTTGCCAAATTGTTTCAGCAACTCTGATGTCAAAGTACCAAGAAAATGGAGAGAACCAAAACGAAATTGTTCTGCATGCTACCTGAAATTTCTCTTAATCTTGTTTTCATTTCTTTTGAGCCATTGCTTCTATGGTTTTTTTAATGCAGGTTGGTTTTTATTGATCTTCATTGCCAGTTTCATTTGACTCCAACAATTTGGAAACTATTAATTATAAATAAGCCATGCTAATTCTTTGTCCTGACTGATAGTTGTTTCTCGTTAATTGGTTGAAACTTTTGAAAGTAATATCGTTTGAtgatgtttcttttccttttctttgttgttATTGCCAAAAGAGCTAAATTGGGATAGAATAAGGAAATGTCTACGGTTATGGTCATTCGAATCTAGTGACAAGTTGTGAGACAAATTTGATGATCTCTTAATGCCTTTCACCTAGGTATAACATGAGCTTATGTTACAGTTACTTGATAATCTTCACTTCTTCAGTGTATCTCTTTTGCCGCCTTAGTTGAAGATGTCCTGCATTAGGTGCTGTGATAAATTTTTAATTGGGTGTGCTTGGAGTTGCTTGTAGATGCACCACAACTGTGGCTTCTTTGCTCTCTGATAGATATTAAATTATCGACAATATTGTTACACCAACAATCCCTATAAATATAAGGGCTTGGTTGGTTGAGATTAATTCAATTAATTTGCTGATTTCTTTTTCTCATTAATTTGGTTTATTTAATCAGAGTAGTTTTTGCTAATCCTATAAAACATCAACTTTTACAGCTAATAACTAAATCTGTGACCGGTTTTACAGCTAATACTTCTGTGACCGGTTAATTAAATCAATCTAATAACCAGTCAATCAGATGACCAAAAACAATTTGGTTGATCAAACAAAACAGATCCTATTAATTTGCATCAACCGCCAAAAGTCAGTTATATGAATGGATTCTTCAGGAAGTTGCATATAGGACACTTCTATGTAAGAATTTTTGCATGTTTCCTCGTTACTCAGTGGGTAGTATCCTTTTCCTTGATGCAGGAAATGAAACTGCAGTGTGATGAGAAAAGGTATCCCTCTTCACATGTCTTTTGGCAGATatctatttttctttaaaaaatttatgtCTTGCTAACATCAGGCATGATCTACAGGGAGGTGTACGAGTATATGGCAAAAAGGGGAAAGGGTGGAAAAGGGGAGAACTTTACTTCTCAGCAGTTACAGGCGGCCCGGGAAGACTATGAGGAAATGGCAAGACTTTGCATTTTCCGTGTACAATCTCTGAAGCAAGGGCAATGTCGCAGCCTTTTGACCCAAGCAGTTCGTCACCATGGAGCACAGGTGTCCTTTTGCATTTTTTTTGGGGCTCCATTTGACCCATTATAGGTTATCCATCTTTGTCTTGGATCGGTTAATGATTTGTTTGCCTAATTTCTCTTTTTCTGGAGCAGTTGAATTTCTTTCGCAAAGGACTGAAATCTCTTGAAGCTGTTGAACCACAAATAAGGGTAGTTGCTGAAAAGCAACACATTGACTACCAACTTGTTGAATTGGATGATAGTGAGGATGGAGGGAAGAGCTATGAGGCTAATGATGGTggtgaattgagttttgattataGACAAAATAAGCAGGAACTAAATGATCCTTTCCCATTGAGGGATTCAATGGAGGTAAATTACCATATTGTTGTCAtgcctctattttcttttgtGGAAGATTATGAACTGCCTTCGTTCGGGTTTATCCTGGAGATCTTGACTGTTGCAGCTTTTTGCGGCGTGTCAATTCTTAAATCCTGTTGCCTGCCCTTTGCTTGTAATTAACACAATAAAACTGGCTGACGTAAATATGTTCTAGTTCACGATGCTATATCCATTTTTTTGTCGTATTGTGTAAAGCGATAGGGTGCTTGCTTTTAGCAGAAAAAATTGTCTTTTGGTTTTCCTAATCTTCTCTATGCATTTCTACACAAACTGAGTCTTATCCCACTATTACTAAGGCTAGCTAAGCCTTTTTATTACTGCCTCTGTCCTTCAATTGTATTTCATCCCTTGACTAATTTCTTGTACTCATACAATGCACATCTGAATTCATCCGCCTGTTAATTTGTCCGTGCAAAAAGGGAGAGCCGAGAATGGTGGTTATTATCTGTCTTGGTAGCGATATAGGCATTATTGAATTTTGGTTTGATATGGTGAACTTGTTTAATTTGCTAAATGTTGGATTTTGGTCTAATATGCCTGACTTTGGCAGTTTGATCCGGCGGATGCTCCAAGTGCCCTACTAACCTCTGGGATGGAGGAAGGGGAGGTAACATTCTGTTCTTGTTACTGTTACTGTTACTGTTACTGGTACTCAGTATACATATATTCAGCTATATAATTGTCCTATGTGGGTTCTGTAATTTATTTCGAAAGAGGTTTATTACTGTTTTGAGCTACTTCACACATTGCCTTAGATTTTCGCTTAGATTATCAACTTGTGCGACTTAACTTATTTAATTTGGAAGACTCATCTTGCAGTTGGATTTTGGCAAAAACCAAGAGCAGACTTTTACTAGACAACCTCGTGCAGGCAGTCATTCTGCTCCAATATTTGCGGAGAAATTGGATATTTCTGATAGAATCAAACAAGCACAGACATCTGTCCGCAAATTTCACACATACGTTTTACCAACTCCAGCTGATGCGAAAAGTTTGAGTACAAGGACAAGTGTTTCCCTTCACTCTAGTGTTACAAATCCTAGTGGAGGAACCAACAATCCCTGGCATTCTTCCCCGCTTAATATGGATAATTATTCTAAATTTGCAGAAGGAAACTTGTCAACGGACACTCTTGCAAAAGCCCAACCCACTGCTAATAATCTCTCCGCCCCACTACCCCCGCCTCTTGCTGAGGGAACTTCTTTCCCACAATATGATGTACAAAATGGACTTGATGCTAGAAAAATAAGACGACTTGCTTTCTCAGGTCCATTATCAAGTAAACCTTCATCGGGCAAGCCTTTGTTATCTGCCAGCGGACCTATTGGCTTGGCTGAACGGCCTCTTCTAGAACCTGGATTGGCCTCTGGAGTACCAATAACTCAGCCACCATCAACTCTAGATGTATCCTACAGTGCTTCACCTCCCCTTGTTTCTTCACCAAAAATTAGTGAGCTTCATGAGCTCCCGCAGCCTCCTGGCTTATTGGCCTCCAAGCCATCAAGTTCAACTGCAGTTGGGCACTCTGCGCCCCTAGTCAACAGAAATCGAGAAATGTCTCCAACAAATCAGAGTCCTGTGCTGGCATCAAATACGGGTTCTCCACTACCACTTCCTCCACTAACCATTCCTCGAAGTTTTTCTATACCGTCCAACAATCAGAGAGCAATGGCGCTACATGTAGCCCAGCTGCTAGAGTCTCCTCAAAGAAAGGGCAAGGGTGATGTAATGTGCTCTCCTCCATTAACACCTATATCTCTTTCAAACGCTTCAAATTCTGGGCAAATCAGAGGTAAAATATCTTGATTATATTAACTTGGCAACTATATTGTTTCCAGATGGATTATTTCTTTTTCCGAGCAAATGATAAATTCTACAGTGAACCTCTTATCTGTGAACCTGATTATGAAGATCTGCCTGAGTCACCTTTGGAATGGAAAAAGAAAGGGTTACAAGTAAGGGGAATGGTCAATAAGTAGTTAAGTATTTCTATAGCTAAAGGAGGCTCTGGATATATCATAGAGGCAGATTGGAGAATGCATTGTTTTTATGTGTTGATTGCTCAATTTATTCCTTTCCCCCCTTGTCTTTTGACATCTAAATGTCGGTGGATGCAGGTAGGAGCTGATTTACGTAAGGCTTTGCAAAAAGtgacattttttttttcttttgggttCGGGGTGTAGAGTTTTTTCCCCACAAGCTGGTGTTGCGGGAGTGGGATTTGTACATATGTTATTAAtgtaagtttttattttttgtccaTTTGACGTTCTCCATATATCTTACACGAATGTAATGGAAGCTCCCTGTCTCAGTTTTGATCTCGTGGTGTTTGATACCGGAGTGTTCTTTACACTGCCTTCTCCACCCTTTCTAGCGTTTGGAGAAGCCTTGAAAAGGAAAAATCAGATTAAGAATAAATCTCAGTTATGTTCTTAATAAGGTATGTAGTCCAGTAATTATTCAATATCTGGTCGATGAGAGATGACAAGTAGACTAGTGGGGACGCATAAACTGGTTCTAACACCATTGTTGTGAAAGGAAAACTAGTAGTATAATGTTTAACTGGTAAATCTGAGCACAAGGCAGTTTATTTCCGACAGGAAGTAAAAAGAAATGCAACATAGGGTTAAATTGAAAGCGAAAACGAGTATCTATACTACTATAAAAGCAGGAATCCTCTAAACTAAAAGTTTAATTACTTAATTGCCCATGTTATTAGCCTAATTAACCAAACTTCTTATGACTCACTGGTTAATATTAGTCTATTGTGACAGTTTCTTTTGGATAGGGATATTCGACCATTTTAGTTTATTTAAAGATTTTGTGGTGCTTTGTTTTATAAAAGAGAAGGGAAGTTTCTTCCGGTGAATCACGTCTTCAACTTTGCTACTTTAGACTTTTGCCTTTTATTATCTTGTTTGTGTTTTCTGCCAATATAAATCATTTATTGTTGGTCATAAACTTATGTTCACCAAATTACACGTTACTGATTATTTATGATGAGGTAAAACAAATGATTTAATTTCTTAATTTCTTGATAAGATGAATAGATCATGTCCTACGGTATTATGCAAATTGAGAGCATGCTTCTCTATGTGTTTTTTGTACAATTTCTTTGTGTCCTTATCTGATTCTATGTAATGCTCATAAGTGATGATATTTTATTACTATCTTTTGATCATTGCAAAATTTTTGGAATAACTTAAGATTTTTATTACAACTTAACTCATTAATAGATCTTCTACTGATCCTGATTTTAGAATAAGGCTGTAGAAACTACTATAGTCATAGTCTATAAGTTGAGAACCATGTATATAAATGAATACCCTAAAAAATGACAAATGAGAagtattagttttttttttgctaataGAAGTATTAGGTTGAAGTTTGTCTCTGTGCTCTTTGGGAGTGGAAATATAACAAAGACAACCAAAGAATGAAAGAATATTAAGTGATGGGCAATATATTGTGGATGAGAATTCCCAAGTAAGACATATAATCTCATTAATTAGAAAGAAAACGAGTGCTTCAAACGAGAAATAGATATAAATACCATCAAAGATGAGATACTTGCCATAGCTTGTACATGAGGCATTTGTTAGGAGCGAACTTTTAGATTTTGGCGTAAGTTCGGAATGAACATTCATTCGAAAATTGTCTTGGTCAGTAGAGATGAAACTTTTCCTTGAAAATTGACGCCAGTGTATATATTATTTGCTTTTGGATATCACTTAGTTAATAGTACTCAATAATCATGTAGATAATACTCCAATTTAAGACTATTCATGTATTCTACTCAACTATTTCTTTCCTGATCAAAATTCACTCTTCTCTCCTCTTGATTCtatatatttaatatttatttttatttgcaaAGAAATAGTTGGCATGCACTTCGTGTTTTAATTGTTCTTGTCTTCTtgaaattgtatttttttttatcagTTTAGAAAATTGTACCTTCCATGAATCGGCCAATTATTGAATATAAAAGTCAAAGATATTGGTTAAATGTATTTGTTGTGTTAATCCTGCAAAAATATACCTCGACTTTATACACACTAGATGCGAGTAATCATTTTACATGAAATTTATGTGGACTAAGAGTACCAACATTCACATTTTCCTAATTAGACACTTGAGCTTTTATTGTTGAAATCAAAATATGAAAGAAATTCactaataaaagaataaaaaagaaatttaaatggACAGTAAACTATGGTACCGTATAATACCATAGCTCATCATCGGATGCCGTctaaatcatatatatatatatatatatatatatatatatatatatattgtgcataaatatCTATATTGTCGTGCTAATGATAATGTAATTAATTTGAATTAGCCAAATTGATAAACTTTACTAGACTTCATATGTTCTTGATAGATTAAGCACTTcatattttgttgtttttttctcttttgtgttGATGGATCACCACATAAATTCTCCTTTTTGCGAAAATAAAGTTCTAGATTTGCATGCAATTTCTACAGAGCATACTAGGTTTCAGTTTCTCTTACGTCCATCATCTATTTTTCAGTGTTAGATTTGAAGGATTGCTAGGAATAGAAACAAGCAACTCTCTAGCCAATTAGTTCTGTCAAGAACAGGATATGTAAACTTAACATATTTTTCAACAAGggggtcaaaatataaaaaattaaacacATGAAAAAGCCAAGGAGATTCAAAATACAATAAACATGTGTAAACGAAAAAAAAATTACCGAGCAATAACAATATAATATTTCCTTGACACTCCTTGGTTAAACGCGGCTTTGCACTTCTCACATGAGCACCTTTACATAGTAATTTCAAGAGGATTATCAATGTCGACAAAAAGAGTCCTGGTCATGATAAACTAACAACAGATGAAACGAGCATACTTTAGGAATATTTTCTCTAGTTAAACTTTGATCATTCATTTTCATAGGTTCAAATGATATCCAATCATCTTGACCTCGACGAAAAAATCAATATGCGACAATTCACATTAATCTATCACAAAAAAATGTATTTTTTCCATTAATGTATACTTATATACTCAAAGATTTGTtataataatatcaatattattTTATGAAGTTGTGTATATCATGACTCggcatacacgtgcaacgcacgtgccgAGAAACTAGTATAATCTATAAAGTTTGAATAGGTCAGAGCCCGTTTGGAAATacaatttttttcacttttttcgatttttttttgttttttttcgaaatcagtgtttggccataaaatttttaattttcacttgatataaatttttcgaaaatttgaaaaactttgaaaaactgtttttcaaaattttcgctcagatcactcacaaaacttaaaaaacaatccaaaattatattcatgttcaaacacaagtctaattttcaaatatcattttcagttgaaattatttttttactttttttttttgaattttacaatTCATACGTCCAAACGCCCACTCAGTAATGTCATtaatagaaaatttaaaaatatttatgtgCCTACTTTTTCACTTGTACTATACCTTACATTGAAGTTAGGCCGGAAAAAGacaaaaaggggaaaaaataaaattgtaaaaattgatGGAGGAATGTAGAAGTGAAGATAAAGAGGCGAATAGGAGCGAAAAACAATTGGGCATAGAAAATGAAACTATTCCAATTGCCTCAGCAATTGTGGCTGCAACAACCATACGCCGGCAAGTCCCGCCATTCTCAGCCTCCTCATCTTCCTTATTCAATTCCCTCTCTCAGGCTCAAAATTCGCACCTTCGCACTTTCCGACCCTGGTGCTTCCGGTGAGCTATACAGTTTTCATTCCTTCTCTCTTCTTTCCGTTATAGTCGCATACCAAGTGCTTGATATTGGTTCCCTCAAAGCAGATTCGAAAATCTTATATACTTAGCAGTGTTATAGTACATTATGCGTTACTCAATTGTAGTAATGGGTGCAAAGTAAGTAACTGTTTAAAATTGTCTTACTTATATATAGAGTTCGTCTAGTTCAAAGCAGTGCATGGATGAGCTCATCCACATCCAATTCACCACTAGTTCTTTCCCGATGTTGATTTCACGCTCTAATTTGGGGAAAAAGAAATGTTACGTAACCTGtctgttaggatcgggaacccgggtagtgcggaatttagccaaacaacgatgtaatgacaataacaaagacaatggaaatTGATAACAACGGCAATTAAAgtatataaagaagacacaaatttaacatggttcggtcaaattgacctacgtccacaagcggaaaagagtaatttcactataccaataagagtacaaaattagagtaaacactctaattaattccaaataccccaagagaataacctcacaagat
Proteins encoded in this region:
- the LOC107808812 gene encoding uncharacterized protein At2g33490, giving the protein MKSSLGKLKKFALHNKEKKDPQILLHLDGLSQASQDMKDMRDSYDSLLSAAAAAANSAFEFSESLMEMGSCLLEKIALNGDGENGKALSMLGGVQLELQKLVDCYRSHIILTITNPSESLLSELRKVEEMKLQCDEKREVYEYMAKRGKGGKGENFTSQQLQAAREDYEEMARLCIFRVQSLKQGQCRSLLTQAVRHHGAQLNFFRKGLKSLEAVEPQIRVVAEKQHIDYQLVELDDSEDGGKSYEANDGGELSFDYRQNKQELNDPFPLRDSMEFDPADAPSALLTSGMEEGELDFGKNQEQTFTRQPRAGSHSAPIFAEKLDISDRIKQAQTSVRKFHTYVLPTPADAKSLSTRTSVSLHSSVTNPSGGTNNPWHSSPLNMDNYSKFAEGNLSTDTLAKAQPTANNLSAPLPPPLAEGTSFPQYDVQNGLDARKIRRLAFSGPLSSKPSSGKPLLSASGPIGLAERPLLEPGLASGVPITQPPSTLDVSYSASPPLVSSPKISELHELPQPPGLLASKPSSSTAVGHSAPLVNRNREMSPTNQSPVLASNTGSPLPLPPLTIPRSFSIPSNNQRAMALHVAQLLESPQRKGKGDVMCSPPLTPISLSNASNSGQIRGRS